In Lycium barbarum isolate Lr01 chromosome 9, ASM1917538v2, whole genome shotgun sequence, the DNA window TCACCCATGCATTAGTTTTTTATGTTATTtgctttttgttggaaagaaCAAAATTATGCACTAACAATATTTGATGGATGTGTGGGTTCTTTTGGTAGTTGATAGCTTGGTGTTGTCAGTGTTTTGGACTTAGCGATTAGGATTCCGCTAtctattttgaatcttttttataaatattattttatgtgaatgtcagttatttttaagggtatttattactttgtatttagtatgtttcaacaggtgtatttaaaaaaaaatcggaagaaaaatatttgtgacAGATTTATGACGGATTTTGGTCGTTGCTAGAGGGAAAACAGTAGGCTACAGATTGTCGCTAAATGCAGGCACAAATAATTCAAATATTTTGCGACGGATTAGCAACAATGGTTTTCATCGCTAATTTACTAAAACgacgaaatgaaatatgaaattagtcacggaattcataacaatagcaacaaaataATCCGTTGTTATAATATGGAACGGATCTCATACGTCGCTACTCTGTCGCTAAGTTTTCTACGGATTTCATTTTTCCGTCGCTAATAGGTTAGCAACGCGCAAAATCGCAACAGACGACATtccgtcgctaatccgtcgcaacaCATGTTTAGCAACAGATATATGCTGATTAGTGACGGAATACGTCCGTCACCAAacgctgtttttttagtagtgggtGCAAGTGGAAAAAACGCAGAAATGGGGTTGGAGTTGAAGAAAAGCAAAACGTGAAAATGGTAAAGTGAAGGGGTaaaaggccttatataggcatggaagAGGAACGGTCACTGAGGACGACCAATCAGACGGCGCCACATGCCCCCATCATTAATGCGAAGAGGCTCAAAACGACGTGCAAAGGACGGTTGGCAGAAGCAGACCACCCGGGGAgggacacgtggccgataaaagggGAGGCGTTACgtaaccgttcccgccaaaataagaaGATAACGATGAGCTGAAAGAGCCACTGATTTTCAAAggttatccactccccgttactccgatagatcggagatccgggaagtgtggggctatctgtatacggtaaaaaccgaatACGAGGAAAACCGGTGGAACAAGGAACCGgaggaaggaatgagaatgtgccggatactattcgcccttgacTGGGGTAACGCTTGGGCCGGAGCTAAGCGAGGGCACCGACTGGTCTGCCTTCTGCGTGATTGAAAcggccaagcccggtgacccgagcattcgtggccatTGGTCCGTATAGCtattggtccgagtagccgttggaccgtgtggccgttgcaagcgagccacgcgccagtagcgtcgtgtcatggtcaactacccaccatgcgtgtgtcagatggcgccgtcagtctaatcccaccaaatccgtggagagctgtccttattactattattttattagttcacattGTATGAAACCCATGGAGGttacactataaatagaggacctccccctcctttgtaagggttgactCCTTTACTTACCAAGAACATTCATAATAAAAGAAtcggaaaaggctcataaatatccttaacctattgaaaaaggctcataaataccctatttccaccttttggtctaaaagtacccttaaggtttgtttttggctcaaatataccccttaaactaacaaagttaaagttaactcttttaaaaagccaaatggcattttgtgattggacacatatattatttaatttaaaaacggatttaaaaattaaaaaatatgaacaaaactgattttttttgcatttcgtgaattaatcaacgaaatatgttttttgtttttgcatttcgtgaataaaaaaacgaaataggaaattataatttttttttgcatttcgtgtattaaaaaacgaaataggataaaaaaaattaattttgttcatataaaaacgaaaatatttttttttcctatttcgttttttaatacacgaaatgcaaaaaaaaaattataatttcctatttcgtttttttattcacgaaatggaaaaaaaaacatatttcgttgattaattcacgaaattaaaaaaaaaaaacaatttcgttcatattttttaattttttaatttttaattcgttaaaaatttttaatttttaatttttaatttttaagtttccacacaatttgttttttaaaaaatatgtaaattacggaattttattattggcaattgttttttaaatctggaattttaaattactgaaaatttattattggcatttttttttaaatctggatttttttttaaattacggaattttattattgaccaattacaaaatgccatttggctttttaaaagagttaatttgaacttgttagtttgaggggtatatttgagccaaaaacaaaccttaagggtatttttagacctaaaaggtgaatggaagggtatttttagaccaaaaggtggaaggagggtatttatgagcctttttcaataggttaggggtatttatgagcctttttcataTATACAATCGCTCTCTCAGTAtctgattcggccaaggccatttgtttccatttatattgtgtttattCTATCAAATATTAAGCAAATTATCATTATTAGCCGTTTTCTTActacatattcacacacttattTTACACTATCAAATATACATCAAGACCCAAGCACATATTccatacccgcgtacaaattcaattggtttcccaaattcggggtaaacaatactGTGGTGAAGAAATAAAATAAGAATTGGGAAATTTCATACATGCATTATTATGTGTAGGCTGAAGGATCACCATGAAGGTGTACCAAAGATGCTTATGCTGGATGCATGTACTACAATACAAATGAATTTGAAATGCGTCGAAAAGAACAAAAGAAATTCGAGGAGGTATGTCCTTATTGAATGGTTTTAAAAATAATAACATGAATCTATTTGcaataaaaaaatagttttattgTGGACACTTTAACATCAATCTTGTTGAGTATTTCCCCCTTCTTTTTTccctttaactttttttttttcatataaaaATATAAAGATGCTACTCCTAGCTTGTAACTAACTAGCTAGTGAATCAAAATCCAATTATTCCTATATTAGTATCAAAAACTATAACTCCACAATGACACTTCAACTTCACTTTCCACATCATCCCAACTGAAACAACTGCCTAAACGCGGAGTTGGAGAAAACAAAAGCCCCTCCGACATCTTTTCTCGCCATCCTTCCATCTCCAACATCTCATTATTTTCACCCCAATTACAACATAAAATGTTCTCCATATCTATATTCAATTCCTTAGCCACAAAATCACTACTACGTCCATTAGCCCCGCCAACAACAACCTCTTGGTACTTTACTTCTTCAGTACTGGAATTAACTTTCTCATTCATATAGTCGACTTCAACTAGTTCAGGATCTTGAGAAAAAGCTTGTGCAGCTTTAACTGCCGCCTGGCGTAAGTCTTTGGGGTCCTTTGATACTATCACTGGCAACCGCCAACGAGAGTCAGCGAAATTCAAAGTGGCTAGATTACCTCTAAGTGCTAATGCGGCAACATCATGAGCTCGAGCTGCCATTTCTGGAGTAGGGTATGTTCCTAGCCATATTCTTTTTTGTTGACTAGGCTCACGTACCTCGCAAACCCACTTGTTATTGTTCCTTCTCCTCACTCCCCTATAAATCGGGTGACGAGTTTCCTTGAACTTCTTCCTTCCTGCACGTTTCTTGGGTCGGCTTGAAGCTAATAGGAATGCTCCTTCATCTTGacctgatgatgatgatgtttctTGCAAGTGATCTCTCTCCACATTAGCCACGTTGGAATCTGAAGAGCACGAAATTGAGTTATTGTTCATCACCAAGAAACTACTGATTTTCTTGCGATAGTCGTTACTTTTGTAATAGTCGATAATATTCGATATTTGTAGTGAGCAAAGTGCAAGGACTAAGAGTAAGTTGTTGTATTGGTTACGTTTAGGCTTTTAAGAATTTGGTGAAAGTTTGAAAGTGGCTTTTATAGATTTAGATACAAATGGATTATGAATTAAGTAAGAAGAAAAAGGAGGAGCGCATGGCTACGACATTGACGCGAACACGCAATTTGTTTGTCTGCTAAAGGTCAAATGAACTGGTGAGTTTTCAGTTTTCTTATTCTTTGTGGGGtctgctattattattattatattatatactatatatataaacacatatTTGTTTGTTTGTGAATAGAGAAATGGAGAAAGACACTGGGGATTGTGGGGGTTTCGCAGCACGTGGTTGAAGTAAAGAGCTGGAACAGCTTAAGATACGATGTTTTTATTCTTTTCAAAGTGGAGTATGTTTTTTcttgtgtttttcttttctttttcagtttggGTCAAGGGGCCAGAAATTTTGTCTGACTTTGATGAGATATATTGAAGTTGCTGC includes these proteins:
- the LOC132609871 gene encoding dehydration-responsive element-binding protein 1D-like — protein: MNNNSISCSSDSNVANVERDHLQETSSSSGQDEGAFLLASSRPKKRAGRKKFKETRHPIYRGVRRRNNNKWVCEVREPSQQKRIWLGTYPTPEMAARAHDVAALALRGNLATLNFADSRWRLPVIVSKDPKDLRQAAVKAAQAFSQDPELVEVDYMNEKVNSSTEEVKYQEVVVGGANGRSSDFVAKELNIDMENILCCNWGENNEMLEMEGWREKMSEGLLFSPTPRLGSCFSWDDVESEVEVSLWSYSF